Proteins encoded together in one Acholeplasma hippikon window:
- a CDS encoding ATP-dependent helicase: MKLNNEQTKAVYQDNNHIFLLAGAGSGKTRVIIERIKYLLTKVKPSNILAITFTVKSSIEMKKRLGNKDVNVYTFHGYCYHALSQGKKLNIFLNNDQYTEEEILAIQNYKNSLFQKAKPVIYVKYQKYLNDNELLDFDDLIIEALKIRHKKYKYIFIDEFQDTNLLQYELIKKLNHAKCKIFAVGDPDQSIYKFRGAKVEIINQYIKDFNAEVLKLEENYRSKKEILTASNELIKHNLNRFKKTLFTNNLNEGNVNIYYLKEEEQNNHILNLIRKRTYKDIAILFRNHYQVFELKKLLESHYIYHVNFYSFHESKGLEFDTVIIYGAEVMPYQKEGTYLQEEEERRLLFVGMTRAKTNLLIYSKYKTKFLRETKIRPK, translated from the coding sequence ATGAAGTTAAATAATGAACAAACAAAAGCGGTTTATCAAGATAACAATCATATCTTCTTACTTGCTGGTGCAGGAAGTGGTAAGACAAGAGTTATCATAGAAAGAATAAAATATTTACTTACTAAAGTAAAACCAAGCAACATACTTGCGATTACTTTTACAGTTAAAAGTAGTATAGAAATGAAGAAGCGTTTAGGTAATAAAGATGTTAATGTTTATACTTTTCATGGTTATTGTTATCATGCATTAAGTCAAGGGAAAAAACTAAATATTTTTCTTAATAATGATCAATATACAGAGGAAGAAATACTTGCTATTCAAAACTATAAAAATAGTTTATTTCAAAAAGCTAAACCAGTTATATATGTAAAATATCAAAAATATTTAAATGATAATGAATTACTAGATTTTGATGATTTAATCATTGAAGCACTAAAGATTAGACATAAGAAATATAAATATATTTTTATTGATGAATTTCAAGATACAAACCTTTTACAGTATGAGCTAATTAAGAAACTTAATCACGCTAAATGTAAGATATTTGCAGTTGGAGACCCGGACCAAAGTATCTATAAGTTTCGTGGTGCAAAGGTAGAAATCATTAATCAATATATTAAAGATTTTAATGCTGAAGTCTTAAAACTAGAAGAAAATTATCGTAGTAAAAAAGAAATACTTACTGCATCAAATGAATTAATCAAACACAACTTAAATCGCTTCAAGAAGACATTATTCACCAATAATTTAAATGAAGGAAATGTTAATATTTATTATTTAAAAGAAGAGGAACAAAATAATCATATACTAAATCTAATCAGAAAAAGAACATATAAAGATATCGCAATCTTATTTAGAAATCACTACCAAGTGTTTGAACTAAAAAAACTACTTGAAAGTCACTATATCTATCATGTTAATTTTTACTCTTTTCATGAGTCAAAGGGATTAGAATTTGATACAGTTATTATTTACGGTGCTGAAGTTATGCCTTATCAAAAAGAAGGAACCTATCTTCAAGAAGAGGAAGAAAGAAGATTACTTTTTGTTGGGATGACTAGAGCGAAGACAAATCTATTAATTTATTCAAAATATAAAACAAAGTTTTTAAGAGAAACTAAAATTAGGCCAAAGTGA
- a CDS encoding glutamine--tRNA ligase/YqeY domain fusion protein gives MENQSNFIKSIMEEDLKTGKHSSIITRFPPEPNGFLHIGHARAIITNFELAKAFGGYTNLRYDDTNPSKEDDIYVKGILEDVKWLGYEPHGVYFASNYFTEMYERAKLLIRKGLAYVDDQTAEEIAKTRGDVVTPGIPSPYRNRSVEENLELFEAMKEGKFKEGEKVLRAKIDMASPNMNMRDPVLYRISFAHHHNTGDMWKIYPMYDYAHPIEDAIEGITHSLCSLEFEDHRPLYDWVVRETEMPLVPRQIEFGRLGIENTVMSKRYLKFLVDQGLVDGWDDPRMPTIGGLRRKGYTKEAIRAFILSTGLSKVNSEVSVDMLESFVREDLQAKTKRVFAVVNPLKVTITNYPEDKLEFVEVENNPDLSILGRRKVAFGRNIYIEKDDFVEVKPDNKFKRLSLGGEVRLFHTYFIKAYDVIKDKNGEVIEVLATYDPQTKSGSGFKDRKPDGTIHFVEATTAIPAQFNFYKNLLLDDQSLPLEQRFNKDSLEIKHGFIESALKDVQHQEKFQFVRNGYFNCYFDKKHKNHYVFNEVVALKSSYK, from the coding sequence ATGGAAAATCAATCTAATTTTATTAAGTCAATTATGGAAGAAGATTTAAAAACTGGCAAGCATAGTAGCATTATCACAAGATTCCCACCAGAACCAAATGGATTCTTACATATTGGACATGCGCGTGCAATTATCACTAACTTTGAATTAGCTAAAGCATTTGGTGGCTATACTAATTTACGTTATGATGATACAAACCCATCTAAAGAAGATGATATTTATGTTAAAGGTATTTTAGAAGATGTTAAATGGTTAGGCTATGAACCACATGGCGTTTATTTTGCGTCTAACTATTTTACAGAAATGTATGAAAGAGCAAAACTTTTAATTAGAAAAGGTTTAGCTTATGTTGATGATCAAACAGCAGAAGAAATCGCAAAAACTAGAGGAGACGTTGTCACTCCAGGTATTCCTTCACCATATCGTAATCGTTCAGTTGAAGAAAACTTAGAACTATTTGAAGCAATGAAGGAAGGTAAGTTCAAAGAAGGGGAAAAAGTTTTAAGAGCTAAAATTGATATGGCTAGCCCTAACATGAACATGCGTGACCCAGTTTTATATAGAATTAGTTTTGCACATCACCATAATACAGGTGATATGTGGAAGATTTATCCTATGTATGACTATGCACATCCAATTGAAGATGCGATTGAAGGAATTACACACTCACTATGTTCATTAGAATTCGAAGACCATAGACCATTATATGACTGGGTTGTTAGAGAAACTGAAATGCCTTTAGTGCCAAGACAAATTGAATTTGGTCGCTTAGGTATTGAAAACACAGTGATGTCAAAACGTTACTTAAAATTCTTAGTTGACCAAGGTTTAGTAGACGGATGGGACGACCCAAGAATGCCTACAATTGGTGGTTTAAGAAGAAAAGGTTATACAAAAGAAGCAATTCGTGCATTTATTCTTTCAACTGGTTTAAGTAAAGTGAACTCAGAAGTTTCTGTTGATATGTTAGAATCTTTCGTTAGAGAAGACTTACAAGCTAAAACGAAGAGAGTGTTTGCGGTAGTTAACCCACTTAAAGTGACTATCACTAACTATCCAGAAGATAAATTAGAATTTGTTGAAGTTGAAAATAATCCAGATTTATCTATTCTAGGCAGAAGAAAAGTTGCCTTTGGTAGAAATATCTACATTGAAAAAGATGACTTTGTTGAAGTAAAACCTGATAATAAATTTAAACGTTTAAGTTTAGGTGGCGAAGTTCGCTTATTCCACACTTACTTCATTAAAGCCTATGATGTCATAAAAGATAAAAATGGTGAAGTTATTGAAGTTTTAGCAACTTATGACCCACAAACAAAATCAGGTTCAGGGTTCAAAGATAGAAAACCAGATGGAACAATCCATTTTGTTGAAGCGACAACTGCAATTCCTGCACAATTCAATTTCTATAAGAACTTATTATTAGATGATCAATCATTACCACTTGAACAACGTTTTAATAAAGATTCATTAGAAATCAAACATGGTTTTATTGAAAGTGCATTAAAAGATGTTCAACATCAAGAAAAATTCCAATTCGTAAGAAATGGATACTTTAACTGTTATTTTGACAAGAAACATAAAAATCATTATGTTTTCAATGAAGTTGTTGCCTTAAAGAGCAGTTATAAGTAA
- the ligA gene encoding NAD-dependent DNA ligase LigA: MIIKDRILELRKMINEANIAYHTEDKPLISDFEYDMMLKELNELEEQYPEYDDPNSPTKKIGGGILDEFQKHTHSTPMMSLGNVFNEEELRGFYNKVNKVVDNFSIVSELKIDGLAVSLIYEQGKFIKAATRGNGLVGEDVTQNVRTIKSLPLTLKEPIDIEVRGEIYMSHASFKKANVERLEQGLDLFANPRNAAAGTIRQLDSKVVAKRDLSIFLYAIVNAKQYVQTQEELLKYLKHLGFPVNPYFKVAKNADELISYISEYDDLRKTLPYDTDGIVVKVNELSLHEMIGYTAKSPKFATAYKFEAEKQETVIKGIAFQVGRTGVITPVAELEPVLISGSMVSRATLHNEDYVLGKDIRINDYVLVHKAGEIIPEVLSVNLDKRTNQEPFKMIDTCPVCGSHLERKSGEADYYCMNENCTGKNVFSLIHFASRVAMDIESLGEKVVLLLHDLTYLQTIPDIYKLHLYKDELMELPGFGKKKVENLLDAIEKSKTQTFDRFIFGLGIKHVGAKVAKLLLKHFPTIDDLMNASFEALIDIHEIGEQIASSVVQYFSNEKNIEMINELRSFGINMAYQVQTTKDHEFSGKTFVLTGTLESFSRDQASSIIEKLGGKVSSSVSSKTNYLLAGSDAGSKLRKAQDLGVYVMSEEEFKEKTNE, from the coding sequence ATGATAATTAAAGATAGAATTTTAGAACTAAGAAAAATGATAAATGAAGCAAATATTGCATATCACACTGAGGATAAACCTTTAATCAGTGATTTTGAATATGACATGATGTTAAAGGAATTAAATGAATTAGAAGAACAATATCCTGAGTATGATGATCCTAATTCACCAACTAAAAAAATTGGTGGTGGTATCTTAGATGAATTTCAAAAACATACACACTCAACACCAATGATGTCTTTAGGCAATGTCTTTAATGAAGAAGAGTTAAGAGGATTCTACAACAAAGTTAATAAAGTTGTAGATAATTTTTCTATCGTTTCTGAATTAAAGATTGATGGTCTAGCAGTATCTTTAATTTACGAACAAGGTAAATTTATTAAAGCTGCAACACGCGGGAATGGATTAGTCGGAGAAGATGTGACACAAAACGTTAGAACGATTAAATCATTACCTTTAACTTTAAAAGAACCAATTGATATTGAAGTGCGTGGAGAAATCTATATGTCACACGCATCATTTAAAAAAGCAAATGTAGAACGTCTAGAACAAGGATTGGATTTATTTGCAAATCCCAGAAATGCTGCAGCAGGTACGATTCGTCAATTAGATAGTAAAGTTGTTGCAAAACGCGATTTATCTATTTTCCTATATGCAATTGTTAATGCAAAACAATATGTTCAGACTCAAGAAGAATTATTAAAGTATTTAAAACACTTAGGTTTCCCGGTGAATCCATATTTTAAAGTCGCTAAAAACGCTGATGAATTAATTTCATACATTAGTGAATATGATGATTTAAGAAAAACTTTACCTTATGATACCGATGGGATTGTTGTAAAGGTTAATGAACTTAGTTTACATGAAATGATTGGGTATACTGCAAAATCACCTAAATTTGCAACCGCTTATAAATTTGAAGCAGAAAAACAGGAAACAGTAATTAAAGGTATTGCCTTTCAAGTAGGTAGAACTGGAGTTATTACACCGGTTGCTGAGTTAGAACCAGTTTTAATTTCTGGTTCAATGGTTTCTCGAGCAACACTACATAATGAAGATTATGTTTTAGGTAAAGATATTAGAATTAATGACTATGTATTAGTTCATAAGGCAGGAGAGATTATTCCTGAAGTACTAAGTGTTAATTTAGATAAAAGAACAAATCAAGAACCATTCAAAATGATTGATACATGTCCAGTTTGTGGAAGTCATTTAGAGAGAAAATCAGGTGAAGCAGATTATTACTGTATGAATGAAAATTGTACAGGTAAAAATGTATTTTCACTTATTCATTTTGCAAGTAGAGTTGCTATGGATATTGAATCACTTGGTGAAAAAGTTGTTTTATTACTCCATGATTTAACTTATCTACAAACCATTCCGGATATCTATAAATTGCATTTATATAAAGATGAGTTAATGGAATTGCCTGGATTTGGTAAGAAAAAAGTAGAAAACTTATTAGATGCAATTGAAAAATCAAAGACACAAACATTTGATCGCTTCATCTTTGGTTTAGGTATTAAACATGTGGGTGCAAAAGTGGCTAAGCTCTTATTAAAGCATTTCCCAACAATTGATGATTTAATGAATGCATCATTTGAAGCATTAATTGATATTCATGAAATTGGTGAACAAATTGCAAGCTCAGTTGTTCAATATTTTAGTAATGAAAAGAACATTGAAATGATTAATGAATTAAGATCATTTGGAATCAATATGGCATATCAAGTACAAACCACTAAAGATCATGAATTCAGTGGAAAGACTTTTGTTCTAACAGGAACATTAGAAAGTTTTTCAAGAGACCAAGCATCATCAATCATTGAGAAACTTGGAGGAAAAGTATCTTCATCAGTATCAAGTAAGACAAACTATCTCTTAGCAGGTAGTGATGCTGGGTCAAAACTTAGAAAAGCACAAGACCTTGGTGTTTACGTTATGAGTGAAGAAGAATTTAAGGAAAAGACCAATGAATAG
- a CDS encoding WG repeat-containing protein has protein sequence MKRLLIVLLMILSLVTLIGCIKTNESDENPLFNNGLAPIKTKEGYVYINNKFKVALNDNYLTASKFYKGTAVVETLEGYFVIDEKGNKLSDNYQILTRYESIDSIIYAKSNNEYGLLDLNGKVIFTTNEYQLHDVLDELILGSSSTGYGALNKKGEVVIDFKYNPFNEFSHSAVYLTDKSNEYHYVIDTKGNILFKKSFDEMDIDNLRIIDQTKYIIFYEDKNTYINNLGEPILPVGHILTGYANNTLIVTDLTATLPISYLADLDGNILNEEAFAQSLSLSPSFVIGHDYINNSVQIFDYNGNKLYPEKVRTIHDVMHPDYFLVVKYESGKFSHYYYHIDGTLIYHLNDVTHAGRIIEDSITKELYLTIPVDSQYSSYVTYKIKGKSLIIATDILKTPIEIISNLFIYYDALNQIKIRDLKNGENFLTLETILNYQLYDDGYLVVEGKATSVIDIKNNNKIYTF, from the coding sequence ATGAAAAGACTATTAATTGTGTTACTCATGATTTTATCTTTAGTAACGCTAATCGGTTGTATAAAAACAAATGAATCTGATGAAAATCCTTTATTTAATAATGGTTTAGCACCAATAAAAACTAAAGAAGGATATGTTTATATTAATAATAAATTTAAGGTTGCATTAAATGATAATTATTTAACTGCTTCTAAATTCTACAAAGGAACTGCTGTTGTTGAAACACTTGAAGGTTATTTTGTAATTGATGAAAAAGGAAATAAGTTATCTGATAATTATCAAATATTAACGCGATATGAATCGATTGATTCAATCATTTATGCCAAGTCAAATAATGAATATGGTTTACTTGATTTAAATGGTAAAGTAATTTTTACAACTAATGAATATCAATTGCATGATGTATTAGATGAATTAATTCTTGGAAGTTCTTCTACTGGGTATGGGGCACTTAATAAAAAAGGAGAAGTTGTTATTGATTTTAAATATAATCCATTCAATGAATTTTCTCATAGTGCAGTCTATTTAACTGATAAATCAAATGAATATCACTATGTGATTGACACAAAAGGGAATATTTTATTTAAAAAATCATTCGATGAGATGGACATTGATAATCTTCGAATTATTGATCAAACAAAGTATATTATTTTTTATGAAGATAAAAATACATATATAAATAATTTGGGTGAGCCTATTTTACCTGTAGGGCACATTCTAACAGGCTATGCAAATAATACACTTATTGTCACTGATTTAACCGCTACCTTACCAATCTCATATCTTGCTGATTTAGATGGTAATATCTTAAATGAAGAGGCTTTTGCACAATCATTGTCACTATCTCCTTCATTTGTTATTGGTCATGATTATATTAATAACTCTGTACAAATATTTGATTATAATGGTAATAAATTATATCCTGAAAAAGTTAGAACGATTCATGATGTTATGCATCCTGATTATTTCTTAGTCGTAAAGTATGAATCAGGTAAGTTTTCTCACTACTACTATCACATTGATGGTACTTTAATATATCATCTTAACGATGTAACTCATGCTGGTAGAATCATCGAAGATAGCATCACAAAGGAACTTTATCTAACAATTCCAGTTGATTCACAATATTCATCATATGTAACTTATAAAATAAAAGGCAAATCTTTAATAATCGCGACTGATATTTTAAAAACACCAATTGAAATCATCTCAAACTTATTTATTTATTATGATGCTCTAAATCAAATAAAAATACGCGATTTAAAAAATGGTGAAAATTTCTTAACTCTAGAAACTATATTAAATTATCAATTATATGATGATGGTTATCTTGTTGTTGAAGGTAAAGCTACATCTGTTATCGATATAAAAAACAATAATAAAATTTATACATTTTAA
- a CDS encoding ATP-dependent helicase, with protein sequence MTDWLSKLNDQQRKAATHVEGPLFVVAGAGTGKTRTLTTRVAYLIEQAGISPESILAVTFTNKAAREMKERIIDMAGPHAVKTWIYTFHAFGVQVLREFIDRLNQGYKKNFNIIDEDDAKAIIRDLIKSQNLDNKQYKVNDIRNKISDYKYFKEDKFDDYHERNIYQLYQKNLVENNLLDFDDLQVLTHELLLTDEVTRTYYQNKFQYILVDEFQDTDHIQYEIIKLLGMKHRNVFVVGDPDQSIYGFRGADYNNANKFMKDFGNQVVLDLNYRSTTHILSYANRLIKRNQNRPFEKDLKSNLGDGIEPVIWSAQSDFNEANMVANEIKRLVSDYHYNYEDIAILYRNNALSRTFEDTMMKHNIPYVMYGGISFYQRKEIKDVLAYIRVLLNPNLDFYFKRIINVPKRAIGPTSVQKLEAKAKELKISMFEAIDHIDFSGKAKDALHEFKSLILEMSDKLNYMESLEEIVMYVAYHSGYIAMLEEEKDDISEDRIDNIKELKSVFVQGEQFYEGNFVERLQQLLDQIALYSDLDKADDRNAIKLSTFHQVKGLEFKVVFMTVMEDEIFPSPLSTFDPKDLEEERRIAYVGVTRAKERLYLTRSESRLLYGNWMNPSPSRFLKEMRPVQEVFTSRKFESSPTQKNTTFLNAGDKVNHIVFGEGIVVGVEDGIATIAFKMPHGIKKLLENHPSIKKI encoded by the coding sequence ATGACTGACTGGTTAAGTAAATTAAATGACCAACAAAGAAAAGCTGCGACCCATGTAGAGGGTCCGCTTTTTGTTGTTGCAGGAGCAGGAACAGGTAAGACAAGAACATTAACGACAAGAGTTGCTTATTTAATTGAACAAGCAGGTATTAGTCCCGAAAGTATTCTTGCGGTAACATTTACAAATAAAGCTGCAAGAGAAATGAAAGAACGTATCATTGATATGGCGGGTCCACATGCCGTAAAAACATGGATTTATACATTCCACGCTTTTGGTGTGCAAGTCTTAAGAGAATTTATTGACCGATTAAATCAAGGATATAAAAAGAACTTTAATATTATTGATGAAGATGATGCGAAAGCAATCATTAGAGATTTAATTAAGAGTCAAAACTTGGATAATAAACAATATAAAGTAAATGATATTAGAAATAAGATTTCAGATTATAAATACTTTAAAGAAGATAAGTTTGATGACTATCATGAAAGAAATATCTATCAACTTTATCAAAAAAATCTAGTTGAAAACAACCTATTGGATTTTGATGACCTACAAGTATTAACACATGAACTTTTATTAACAGATGAAGTAACTAGAACGTATTATCAAAATAAATTCCAGTATATTTTAGTTGATGAGTTCCAAGATACAGACCATATCCAATATGAGATTATTAAGTTGCTAGGAATGAAACATAGAAATGTGTTTGTTGTTGGGGACCCCGATCAAAGTATTTATGGTTTCCGTGGTGCTGATTATAATAATGCTAATAAATTCATGAAAGACTTTGGTAATCAAGTTGTCTTGGATTTAAACTATCGTTCTACAACACATATTCTTTCATATGCAAATAGATTAATTAAAAGAAATCAAAATCGTCCTTTTGAAAAGGATTTAAAATCTAATTTAGGTGATGGTATTGAACCAGTTATTTGGTCAGCTCAAAGTGATTTTAATGAAGCTAATATGGTAGCCAATGAAATTAAAAGATTAGTAAGTGACTATCACTATAACTATGAAGACATAGCGATTCTTTATAGAAATAATGCTTTATCTCGTACGTTTGAAGATACCATGATGAAGCACAACATTCCATATGTTATGTATGGAGGTATCTCATTCTATCAAAGAAAAGAAATCAAGGATGTCTTAGCATATATTAGAGTATTGTTAAACCCAAATTTAGATTTTTATTTCAAACGTATTATCAATGTACCTAAACGTGCAATTGGTCCAACTTCAGTTCAAAAGTTAGAAGCTAAAGCAAAAGAATTAAAAATCTCAATGTTTGAGGCAATCGATCATATTGATTTTTCAGGTAAAGCAAAAGATGCATTGCATGAGTTTAAATCATTAATTCTAGAAATGTCAGATAAACTAAACTACATGGAATCTCTTGAAGAAATTGTTATGTATGTTGCATATCATTCAGGTTATATCGCAATGCTTGAAGAAGAAAAAGATGATATTTCTGAAGATAGAATAGATAACATTAAAGAACTGAAGTCAGTCTTTGTTCAAGGTGAACAATTCTATGAAGGGAATTTCGTTGAGCGTCTCCAACAGTTACTTGACCAAATCGCTTTATATAGCGATTTAGACAAAGCAGATGATAGAAACGCAATCAAACTTTCTACCTTTCACCAAGTGAAGGGATTAGAGTTTAAAGTTGTCTTTATGACAGTTATGGAAGATGAAATTTTCCCATCACCATTATCTACATTTGATCCAAAAGATTTAGAAGAAGAACGAAGAATCGCCTATGTAGGTGTCACTCGTGCGAAAGAGCGTTTATATTTAACACGTTCTGAATCAAGACTACTTTATGGTAACTGGATGAATCCATCCCCATCTCGCTTCTTAAAAGAAATGAGACCTGTTCAAGAAGTCTTTACATCTAGAAAATTTGAATCATCTCCTACACAAAAGAATACAACATTCCTTAATGCAGGTGATAAAGTTAATCACATTGTGTTTGGTGAAGGTATTGTAGTTGGTGTTGAAGATGGTATCGCAACAATTGCATTCAAGATGCCACATGGTATTAAGAAGTTATTAGAAAATCATCCAAGTATTAAAAAAATATAA
- the uvrA gene encoding excinuclease ABC subunit UvrA produces the protein MNSKDFISIRGARGNNLKNIDLDIPKNKLVVMTGVSGSGKSSLAFDTIYQEGQRRYMESLSSYARQFLGNYEKPDVDSIDGLSPSISIDQRTTSNNPRSTVGTVTEIYDYFRLLYARVGTPYCPGTDVPVTKQTIEEMTLRVCQLPEGSKVMIVSPVIERQKGTHKDKLQQFLKDGFTRAWVDGKATLIEEMEDLDKNKFHDIGLIVDRVVIKDEVRSRVYDAMELASKYANGRTRVIVNNEQILNFSQNYFCEGIDFTIPELEPRLFSFNTPIGACPHCNGLGVKLEVSKQLVLNKEKAILDGGILPFKYADDGNLNLQEIEVVCKHYGIDTNVPIRELSDEQIDIILYGTKEKINFQLRSNSGRSHEKYEKFEGIITQLNRRYLETTSDWIRTWIESYMTESTCPVCHGHRLNQAALSVKINGLNISELMEHAIVDLIPLLKQLTLTNEQQQIAHLALQEIDSRLSFLNDVGLGYLDLARSAGTLSGGEAQRIRLATQIGSKLSGVLYVLDEPSIGLHQKDNERLINSLKKMRDLGNTLIVVEHDHDTMESADYLIDIGPGAGIHGGSVMAAGTPEEVKNNPNSLTGKYLNGELKIDVPKIRRKGTGKDILVIGARENNLKNINVSFPVGKLTLVTGVSGSGKSTLVNEVLMKGLRNKIYKSKDIAGTHDMIADYGLIDKIIEISQSPIGYSPRSNPATYTGVFDDIRDVFAQTNESKMRGYLKGRFSFNVKGGRCEACSGDGVKKISMHFLPDVYVPCEVCGGTRYNHETLQVKFKGKNIAEVLDMTVEDACDFFENHPKIYKQLKTLKDVGLGYIKLGQSANTLSGGEAQRVKLASELYKRITPSTLYVLDEPTTGLHTDDVKRLVSVLHQIVDQGATIVVIEHNLDVVKNADYIIDLGPDGGANGGYVVATGTPEEVAQVEASYTGQYLKKILNG, from the coding sequence ATGAATAGTAAAGATTTTATTAGTATAAGGGGAGCCAGAGGGAATAACTTAAAGAATATTGATTTAGATATTCCTAAAAATAAACTCGTTGTAATGACGGGTGTTTCTGGTTCAGGTAAGTCGAGTTTAGCATTTGATACGATCTATCAAGAAGGTCAAAGAAGATATATGGAATCACTTAGTTCATATGCTAGACAATTCTTAGGCAACTATGAAAAACCTGATGTAGATTCAATTGATGGGTTATCACCGTCGATTTCAATTGATCAAAGAACAACTTCAAATAACCCACGTTCAACAGTAGGTACAGTTACCGAAATTTATGATTACTTTAGACTTTTATATGCAAGAGTAGGTACACCTTATTGCCCAGGTACTGATGTACCAGTCACTAAACAAACTATTGAAGAGATGACATTAAGAGTGTGTCAATTGCCTGAAGGAAGTAAAGTAATGATTGTATCTCCGGTAATTGAAAGACAAAAAGGTACACATAAAGACAAATTACAACAATTCTTAAAAGATGGTTTCACAAGAGCTTGGGTAGACGGTAAGGCAACCTTAATTGAAGAAATGGAAGATTTAGATAAGAATAAATTCCATGATATCGGATTAATTGTTGATAGAGTTGTTATTAAAGATGAAGTGCGTTCAAGAGTATATGATGCAATGGAACTTGCAAGTAAATATGCGAATGGTAGAACAAGAGTTATTGTGAATAATGAACAAATATTAAACTTCTCACAAAACTATTTCTGTGAAGGTATTGATTTTACCATTCCAGAATTAGAACCACGCTTATTCTCATTTAATACGCCAATTGGGGCATGTCCACATTGTAATGGTTTAGGTGTAAAACTAGAAGTTTCTAAACAACTAGTTTTAAATAAAGAAAAAGCTATTTTAGATGGTGGAATCTTACCATTTAAATATGCCGATGATGGTAACTTAAACCTTCAAGAAATTGAAGTCGTATGTAAACATTACGGTATTGATACAAATGTTCCAATCAGAGAATTATCTGATGAACAGATTGATATTATTCTTTATGGAACCAAAGAAAAAATTAATTTCCAATTACGTTCTAACTCAGGTCGTTCACACGAAAAGTATGAAAAATTTGAAGGTATCATTACGCAATTAAACAGACGATACTTAGAAACTACATCTGATTGGATTAGAACTTGGATTGAATCATACATGACGGAATCAACATGTCCAGTATGTCACGGACATCGTTTAAATCAAGCGGCATTATCTGTTAAGATTAATGGTTTAAATATTAGTGAACTGATGGAACATGCAATTGTTGATTTAATTCCACTGTTAAAACAATTAACATTAACGAATGAACAACAACAAATTGCACATTTAGCTCTACAAGAAATTGATAGTCGCCTAAGTTTTTTAAATGATGTCGGGTTAGGCTATTTAGATTTAGCGCGTTCAGCAGGTACATTATCTGGTGGCGAAGCACAACGTATTCGTTTAGCAACACAAATTGGTTCTAAACTTTCAGGCGTGTTATATGTCTTAGATGAGCCATCAATTGGCTTACATCAAAAAGATAATGAACGCTTAATTAACTCACTGAAAAAGATGCGTGATTTAGGTAACACATTAATTGTTGTTGAACATGATCACGACACAATGGAAAGTGCAGATTACTTAATTGATATTGGACCTGGTGCTGGAATTCATGGTGGTAGCGTCATGGCAGCTGGTACACCTGAAGAAGTTAAGAATAACCCAAACAGTTTAACAGGTAAGTACTTAAACGGAGAATTAAAGATAGATGTACCCAAAATAAGACGTAAGGGTACAGGTAAAGATATCTTAGTGATTGGTGCTAGAGAAAACAACTTAAAAAATATTAATGTAAGTTTCCCAGTGGGTAAATTAACATTAGTAACTGGGGTATCAGGCTCTGGTAAATCAACACTCGTAAATGAAGTCTTAATGAAAGGCTTAAGAAATAAAATATATAAATCTAAAGATATCGCTGGTACACATGATATGATTGCGGATTATGGATTAATCGATAAGATTATTGAAATCTCACAATCACCGATTGGATATAGTCCAAGAAGTAACCCAGCAACATATACAGGTGTATTTGATGATATTCGTGATGTCTTCGCTCAAACAAATGAGTCAAAAATGAGAGGATACTTAAAAGGAAGATTCTCATTTAACGTTAAGGGTGGACGATGTGAAGCATGTTCTGGTGATGGTGTTAAGAAAATTTCAATGCACTTCTTACCGGATGTATATGTACCATGTGAAGTATGTGGAGGTACAAGATATAATCACGAAACACTTCAAGTGAAGTTCAAAGGTAAAAACATTGCAGAAGTCTTAGATATGACTGTAGAAGATGCATGTGATTTCTTTGAAAATCATCCAAAGATTTACAAACAATTAAAAACTTTAAAAGATGTGGGATTAGGCTATATTAAATTAGGCCAAAGTGCAAACACATTATCAGGCGGGGAAGCTCAAAGAGTTAAACTTGCCTCAGAATTATATAAACGTATTACACCATCAACACTTTATGTGTTAGATGAACCAACAACAGGATTACACACAGATGATGTGAAGCGTTTAGTGAGTGTACTTCATCAAATTGTGGATCAAGGAGCAACAATAGTGGTCATTGAACATAACTTAGACGTTGTTAAAAATGCAGACTACATCATTGATTTAGGTCCGGATGGAGGCGCAAACGGAGGGTATGTTGTAGCAACTGGAACACCAGAAGAGGTGGCACAAGTTGAGGCAAGTTATACAGGTCAGTATTTAAAGAAAATACTTAATGGGTAA